A region from the Vicia villosa cultivar HV-30 ecotype Madison, WI linkage group LG3, Vvil1.0, whole genome shotgun sequence genome encodes:
- the LOC131593267 gene encoding protein FAR1-RELATED SEQUENCE 5-like — protein sequence MNSLSENLNVSKIPIVEDVEKKCVKNIQHEEHRVVDYTYTPHLDMEFESEAAAYEFYNEYSRVTGFGIRREYGNKSRKDGTLTSRRFTCFKEGMQNVDKRRNLIKEGREGRVETRTGCDARMVISLDRKIGKYKVVDFVGQHNHALLPPGYVNMVRSHRRISESQTSHILVGEKKSRLKQKVFRKEVSNEVDGMDGIGCTRQESKNYLPTRRMRSLMYGEVGALLMHFKRQSENPSFFYDFQLDVEQQITNVFWADAQMINDYGCFGDVVTFDTTYKINKDNRPLGVFVGVNNHKQMVVFGATLLYDETVPSFQWLFETFLQAMGGEKPKTILTDQDSAMATAISLVMPETFHGLCTWRIRENAMRHVDHLYQKGSQVCSDFEACIDLHEEEGEFLNAWNVLLAEHNVLKDSWLHSIFQLKEKWAWAYVRKKFTAGMRSIQLSESFNSELKNHLKSDLNLVQFFTHFERVVNKQRNIESEADYKSRHELPKLKMKRAPMLVQAGNIYTPTIFEEFQEEYEEYLGTCVKNLEEGLYVVTNYDNSKERMVIGNLVDQNVVCDCHKFETYGILCSHALKVLDVMNIKLIPHHYILKRWTRDARLGNNQDLKKKHIELDIKAHFMERYNELCPRMVKLIHKASKSHETYTFLSKVYEESDKTIDDMLTKKFVGGESLETRHASVSIGNEKIDNNVETVDVDGEKSIKKLRLFK from the exons ATGAACAGCCTCTCAG aaaacttGAATGTGTCAAAAATTCCAATAGTTGAAGATGTAGAGAAGAAATGTGTAAAAAATATTCAACATGAGGAACATAGGGTTGTTGATTATACTTATACACCACATTTAGATATGGAGTTTGAATCCGAGGCCGCGGCTTATGAATTTTATAATGAGTATAGTAGGGTAACTGGATTTGGTATTCGTCGAGAATATGGAAACAAAAGTAGAAAAGACGGAACTTTGACTTCGAGAAGATTCACGTGTTTTAAAGAGGGTATGCAGAATGTTGACAAACGGAGAAACTTGATAAAAGAGGGTAGAGAGGGTAGAGTAGAAACTAGAACGGGATGTGATGCTCGTATGGTTATTTCACTTGATCGAAAGATTGGGAAGTATAAGGTTGTTGATTTTGTGGGTCAGCATAATCATGCTCTTCTACCGCCGGGGTATGTTAATATGGTTCGCTCCCATCGACGCATATCTGAGTCACAGACGTCTCACATTTTAGTGGGTGAGAAGAAATCTAGATTGAAACAAAAAGTTTTTCGAAAAGAAGTTTCTAATGAAGTTGATGGAATGGATGGTATTGGTTGTACGAGACAAGAAAGTAAGAATTATCTTCCGACTAGAAGGATGCGGTCGCTAATGTATGGTGAGGTGGGTGCTTTGTTGATGCATTTTAAACGACAAAGTGAAAATCCTTCGTTCTTTTATGATTTTCAATTAGACGTTGAACAACAAATAACAAATGTATTCTGGGCGGATGCACAGATGATAAATGACTACGGATGCTTTGGTGATGTCGTCACTTTTGATACAACATACAAGATAAATAAGGATAATCGGCCATTGGGAGTATTTGTTGGAGTAAATAATCACAAGCAAATGGTTGTTTTTGGTGCAACGTTGCTATATGATGAAACGGTTCCTTCTTTTCAATGGTTATTTGAAACTTTTCTCCAAGCAATGGGTGGAGAAAAACCTAAAACCATTCTAACGGATCAAGATTCAGCAATGGCCACGGCTATTTCTTTAGTTATGCCTGAAACGTTTCATGGATTGTGCACTTGGCGTATAAGAGAAAATGCCATGAGGCATGTGGACCATCTGTATCAAAAGGGTTCACAAGTTTGCTCGGATTTTGAAGCTTGCATTGATCTACATGAAGAAGAAGGTGAGTTTTTGAACGCGTGGAATGTTTTACTTGCTGAACATAATGTTCTTAAAGATTCATGGCTTCATTCAATTTTTCAACTGAAGGAAAAATGGGCATGGGCGTACGTTAGAAAAAAATTCACAGCAGGTATGCGGTCTATTCAATTAAGTGAAAGTTTTAATTCTGAGTTGAAAAATCATCTGAAGTCAGATTTAAATTTAGTACAATTTTTCACACATTTTGAAAGAGTTGTCAATAAACAACGGAACATTGAGTCAGAAGCCGATTACAAGTCAAGACACGAGTTGCCTAAACTGAAAATGAAAAGGGCTCCTATGCTTGTACAAGCCGGAAATATTTACACTCCAACAATTTTTGAAGAATTTCAAGAAGAGTATGAAGAATATCTAGGCACTTGCGTAAAGAATTTGGAAGAAGGGCTGTATGTTGTTACAAACTATGATAATAGTAAGGAGCGGATGGTAATAGGGAATCTCGTGGATCAAAATGTTGTTTGTGATTGTCATAAATTTGAAACATATGGTATCTTATGCAGTCATGCTTTGAAAGTTTTAGATGTTATGAATATTAAGTTAATTCCTCATCACTATATACTGAAGCGATGGACAAGAGATGCAAGGTTAGGAAATAATCAAGATTTAAAAAAGAAACATATTGAATTGGATATAAAAGCTCATTTCATGGAGCGATACAATGAGTTATGTCCCCGAATGGTTAAACTGATCCACAAAGCTTCAAAGTCTCATGAAACTTACACATTTTTATCCAAAGTTTATGAAGAGTCCGATAAAACAATTGATGATATGTTGACTAAAAAGTTTGTGGGTGGAGAATCACTTGAAACGCGTCATGCATCCGTATCCATTGGCAATGAAAAAATTGACAACAATGTGGAAACTGTTGATGTTGATGGAGAAAAGAGTATAAAGAAGCTGAGATTGTTCAAATAA